The following proteins come from a genomic window of Ruminococcaceae bacterium R-25:
- a CDS encoding leucine rich repeat (LRR) protein — MKKKVISALLALTMVMSFASCSQGGGKGSRDRDNGERHHDEEEDDDRDDDKDRDDSKGNKNADEGYFTFDRDGTGINGLTDEGKEQETLVIPAGYEIKFTLSGAESKAKHVEFESDDDIDLKYLFSGADNLESVKLPANLTKLPPIDSCENLKEITIPKGVTEIPDVCFFNDQSLVTVTILGDITKIGKSAFNQCYSLENINLPDSLAEIDGNAFGKCASLKTITLPKGLKAVGLNAFVPRNDDVTNFIVPEEMELEDWSSYSFDQVNEYKVKVVKGSWADIHFDEVFKGEAVKEY, encoded by the coding sequence ATGAAAAAGAAGGTTATCTCAGCTTTGCTCGCGTTAACTATGGTTATGTCGTTTGCTTCTTGCTCACAGGGAGGCGGCAAAGGCAGCCGCGACAGAGATAACGGCGAGCGTCATCACGATGAGGAAGAAGATGATGACAGAGATGATGACAAGGATAGAGATGATTCCAAAGGTAATAAGAATGCCGACGAGGGATACTTTACATTTGACAGAGACGGGACAGGCATTAACGGATTGACCGATGAGGGAAAAGAACAGGAAACGCTTGTGATCCCTGCCGGATATGAGATCAAATTTACATTGTCCGGTGCAGAGAGCAAGGCTAAACATGTTGAATTCGAGAGCGATGATGATATTGATCTTAAGTATCTTTTCTCTGGAGCTGATAATCTGGAATCAGTTAAACTGCCTGCAAATCTGACTAAACTTCCGCCTATAGACAGTTGTGAAAATCTGAAGGAGATAACGATTCCCAAAGGTGTGACGGAAATTCCTGACGTGTGCTTTTTTAATGACCAGTCTCTTGTGACAGTTACTATTTTAGGTGATATTACGAAAATTGGTAAAAGTGCATTTAATCAATGTTATTCATTGGAAAATATAAATCTTCCTGATTCACTTGCTGAAATCGATGGTAATGCTTTTGGTAAGTGCGCATCCCTGAAAACTATTACTTTACCTAAGGGATTGAAGGCGGTAGGTCTTAATGCGTTTGTTCCCAGAAACGATGACGTCACAAATTTTATAGTTCCGGAAGAAATGGAATTAGAAGATTGGTCCAGCTATTCTTTCGATCAGGTTAATGAATATAAAGTAAAAGTTGTCAAAGGTTCCTGGGCTGACATTCATTTTGATGAAGTGTTCAAGGGAGAAGCCGTTAAAGAATACTAA